Proteins found in one Pempheris klunzingeri isolate RE-2024b chromosome 6, fPemKlu1.hap1, whole genome shotgun sequence genomic segment:
- the LOC139203193 gene encoding GTP-binding protein REM 2-like: MPTDVPADRIINEEAAIKCDSMTLSSNPTVRRGSTPLPIKHQLRREEAVHDDCDWTSGAAGPSVSPVSFSPALDDTMAVEGRPDGPLRIALLGQNGVGKSSLAIALAGDMDRTASVDSEGEGYVRIVTVDDEESTIIIYDNWRQDLSALLCEVCVLVFSVTDRRSFHRTAQLRLLLRETQPQTPIILVGNKSDLVRTREVTSQEAMSSAALFNCLYLEISASLDHRTPELLECAVRLARGQSPWPPGTSAEDMSGGGQRESITSRAKRFLSSLVPRYPREREVGKFLRQKSRSCHDLGAL; encoded by the exons ATGCCGACAGATGTGCCCGCAGACAGGATCATCAACGAGGAGGCAGCGATCAAG TGTGACAGTATGACTCTGTCCAGCAACCCGACTGTTCGCAGAGGAAGCACTCCTCTGCCTATTAAGCATCAGCTCAGACGAGAAGAAGCCGTCCACGATGACTGCGACTGGACGTCAGGCGCTGCTGGACCTTCTGTTTCACCGGTCAGCTTCAGCCCGGCCCTGGATGACACCATGGCTGTGGAGGGCAGACCTGATGGGCCTTTAAGAATCGCCCTGCTGGGGCAGAACGGTGTGGGGAAGTCTTCGCTGGCCATCGCCCTCGCTGGGGACATGGACAGGACTGCGTCTGTGGATTCTGAGG GGGAGGGTTATGTGCGCATAGTCACCGTGGATGACGAGGAGAGCACCATCATTATCTATGACAACTGGAGACAG GACCTGTCGGCTCTgctgtgtgaggtgtgtgtccTGGTGTTTTCAGTGACTGACAGGCGGAGCTTCCACCGCACCGCCCAACTCCGACTTCTCCTGAGGGAGACTCAGCCccaaactcccatcatcctcgTTGGTAATAAGAGCGACCTCGTCCGCACACGTGAGGTCACCTCTCAAG AGGCCATGTCCAGCGCCGCCCTCTTCAACTGTCTCTATCTGGAGATCTCTGCCTCTCTGGACCACCGCACCCCGGAGCTCCTGGAGTGTGCTGTGCGCCTCGCCAGGGGCCAGTCCCCCTGGCCCCCGGGGACCAGCGCGGAGGACATGAGTGGCGGAGGCCAACGTGAGAGCATCACCTCCCGCGCCAAACGCTTCCTGTCCAGCCTGGTGCCCCGGTACCCCCGAGAACGAGAGGTGGGCAAGTTCCTGAGGCAGAAGTCCCGCTCGTGCCACGACCTGGGGGCGCTGTGA
- the nrl gene encoding neural retina-specific leucine zipper protein, which translates to MSSPSLPMPSLPPSPLAMEYLNDFDLLKFEVKSDTPPLPPPCAYPKSGLPHDPSSSPYTSHPPQDSSLSSSPYNSLPPSPTLSDAHPPPSGSSSLSSSSSSISFPLSISNSFTSGISSGSQGNVEGSPAHTGPQGPTPASLEDLIWLAALQQQFGGEVTGPATLLGALGGVPERGDRERGPVNGFLGCEDAVEALLNSAAAAVSSQFPGLSQSSSSNLGDSSSDSGGDISCTKGTDMCHRPLVFLSSAPPSIPNAAPASAPYPQPLSPQGRLHHHQHHHHQHHPHHPMHGNHHHHHHPQMNQCGLNERFSDEQLVSLSVRELNRHLRGVSKDEVVRLKQKRRTLKNRGYAQSCRYKRLQHRHALESEKHVLTQQLEQLQCELTRVLRERDAYKARYEKLLSTNHGIGGGDAPPNRTSNPPSPPPDYFL; encoded by the exons atgtcctctccttccctccccatgccctctctcccccccaGCCCTCTGGCTATGGAGTACCTAAATGACTTTGACCTCCTCAAGTTCGAGGTGAAATCAgacactcctcctctccctcctccatgtGCGTATCCCAAATCTGGGCTCCCCCATGACCCCTCCAGCTCCCCGTACACCAGCCACCCTCCACAGGACTCCAGTTTGAGCTCCAGCCCTTACAACTCGCTGCCACCCTCGCCAACGCTCAGCGACGCCCACCCGCCACCTTCGGgctcttcctccctgtcttcGTCATCCTCTTCCATTTCCTtccccctctccatctccaacAGCTTCACTTCTGGCATCAGCTCGGGCTCTCAGGGGAACGTGGAAGGCAGCCCGGCTCACACCGGGCCGCAGGGTCCCACCCCGGCCTCCCTGGAGGACCTGATCTGGctggcagcactgcagcaacagTTTGGAGGTGAGGTGACGGGGCCCGCCACTCTGCTGGGAGCTTTGGGGGGAGTGCCAGAGcgaggggacagagagagggggccGGTCAATGGCTTCCTGGGCTGTGAGGATGCTGTGGAGGCTTTACTGaactcagctgctgcagctgtcagctCGCAG TTTCCAGGTCTTTCTCAGAGTTCGAGCAGCAACCTGGGAGACTCCAGCAGCGACAGCGGAGGTGACATCTCCTGCACCAAAGGGACAGACATGTGCCATCGCCCACTCGTCTTCCTCTCATCTGCCCCTCCCTCGATCCCCAACGCTGCCCCCGCCTCGGCGCCCTACCCGCAACCCCTCAGCCCCCAGGGCCgccttcaccaccaccagcatcaccatcatcagcaCCACCCACACCACCCCATGCATGgcaaccatcatcatcatcaccacccaCAAATGAATCAG TGCGGACTGAACGAGCGCTTCTCTGATGAGCAGCTGGTGAGCCTGTCGGTGCGGGAGCTGAACCGACACCTGCGCGGAGTGAGTAAGGATGAGGTGGTGCGCTTGAAGCAGAAGCGGCGCACGCTAAAGAACCGCGGCTATGCGCAATCCTGCCGCTACAAGCGCTTACAGCACCGCCACGCTCTGGAGTCAGAGAAACACGTGCTCACACAACag ttgGAGCAGCTACAGTGTGAGCTGACTCGAGTGCTGAGGGAGAGGGACGCCTACAAGGCCCGCTACGAGAAGCTCCTCAGCACGAACCACGGCATCGGCGGCGGCGACGCCCCACCGAACCGCACCAGCAACCCACCCTCCCCGCCCCCTGACTACTTCCTCTGA